From Corynebacterium sp. BD556, the proteins below share one genomic window:
- a CDS encoding DUF6049 family protein produces the protein MKPALGKLQRAGTRVLAALATLGLAAAGAPGAHALPIPTAPDNPAVAAQWANPAIRPNEGQQASIELLKAPVFLAAHAPLSITVRVTNHSAETLGNLSVTARRGPATGSVDDQRAATIAEISEYSVVGEQRSVGKQLAPGESTELSIEIAESELPLPGLSTYPVMLVLAGERGLLDTDRFHMAVRGTVDQPRAGLSVLFPVTAPVDIVPGETGTAPDPAPLLMSSEQLADQLAPGGRLSELVRIFADSTAEPATAHSTCMAIDPALVLTVERMSQGYTVSTRRPDVVEQPKRLRDSWGSPGDEVSGARGRGAEDAKAWLDTVADIAATRCIVALPWANADVNAVARTGDVWLMREAIERGPFTLEKILGTAGVKNTVLTGTGYIEPGVSAGLGWADHFHSQVGQEGMAKLVEKAQSPEARPSRSGGGRIDGESRAALDQSFVPGPERVAAPEPAQPVRALVADTTVQHDPAGERFSWLAPGVMAVEYQGSLASVLAAVGPHPETTGHSPQILRSQLTADSQQARAINAAAAVHLALANARAGAAEESQPRPVMVLPPAAWEAADAEVIMEAVAGELRDAALPLSLEQYLLPEHSNVSRETIHSIPPATQVGTPEKDPAVFSDQEVLTAVQQAKFANDLTGLLSHDDAIALQPYGFTLPLRRDILAALSVTGRRAQDAHMASVRTTRDRLAANRDTMNQLRGSITLIPPGNVYTRASPSSPLLIVAQNGLPLPVATNILYTAPEGAQLNTPSDMRIPAHGSVTAQMTADLPDNRDTDLKLFLASPDGEPISQPVDITVRTLEVPKRGWTILGALVAGFAVLVVATAGRPRRTKARLPGTAPPGQETPRQSPPDKNERHTKK, from the coding sequence ATGAAACCAGCGCTCGGCAAACTACAGCGCGCGGGCACCCGCGTACTAGCAGCACTTGCCACGCTCGGACTGGCGGCTGCGGGCGCGCCGGGCGCACACGCGCTGCCTATCCCCACCGCCCCGGATAATCCGGCGGTGGCCGCGCAATGGGCCAACCCCGCCATTCGCCCGAATGAGGGACAACAGGCCTCCATCGAACTGCTCAAGGCACCCGTTTTTTTGGCCGCCCATGCGCCACTGTCTATCACCGTCCGGGTGACCAACCACTCCGCCGAAACACTCGGCAACTTGAGCGTGACTGCGCGGCGTGGCCCCGCCACCGGATCCGTGGATGACCAGCGCGCGGCCACCATCGCCGAGATCAGCGAATACTCTGTGGTGGGGGAGCAAAGGAGTGTGGGCAAGCAGCTCGCCCCCGGCGAATCAACCGAGCTCAGCATCGAAATCGCCGAATCTGAACTGCCGCTGCCCGGGCTGAGTACCTACCCGGTCATGCTGGTGCTTGCGGGTGAGCGCGGCTTGCTCGACACCGACCGTTTCCACATGGCGGTGCGTGGCACGGTCGACCAACCCCGCGCCGGGCTGAGTGTTTTGTTTCCGGTGACCGCGCCCGTAGACATCGTGCCGGGTGAAACCGGCACCGCGCCTGACCCGGCGCCGCTGCTGATGTCTTCTGAGCAACTCGCCGATCAGCTTGCGCCTGGCGGGCGCTTGAGCGAGCTTGTGCGCATTTTTGCTGACAGCACCGCCGAGCCCGCGACCGCGCACAGCACGTGCATGGCCATCGACCCGGCGTTGGTGTTGACTGTTGAGCGGATGAGCCAGGGCTACACGGTCTCGACGCGGCGCCCCGATGTGGTGGAGCAGCCGAAGCGGTTGCGTGATAGCTGGGGTTCGCCCGGCGATGAAGTCTCCGGGGCTCGGGGCCGCGGTGCCGAGGATGCCAAAGCTTGGCTAGACACGGTCGCAGACATCGCCGCGACCCGCTGCATTGTGGCGTTGCCGTGGGCAAACGCGGACGTCAACGCGGTGGCGCGGACCGGTGATGTGTGGCTGATGCGCGAGGCGATCGAGCGTGGCCCCTTCACCCTGGAAAAGATCCTGGGCACGGCGGGCGTCAAAAACACGGTTCTGACAGGCACGGGATACATCGAGCCTGGGGTTTCGGCTGGCCTCGGCTGGGCGGACCACTTCCACTCTCAAGTGGGCCAAGAAGGCATGGCGAAGCTTGTGGAAAAGGCTCAGTCGCCTGAGGCGCGCCCGTCGCGAAGCGGTGGCGGACGCATCGACGGTGAAAGCCGCGCCGCGCTCGACCAGTCTTTTGTGCCCGGCCCGGAGCGTGTTGCCGCGCCTGAGCCCGCGCAACCTGTGCGCGCGCTCGTGGCCGACACCACCGTGCAGCACGACCCGGCGGGGGAGAGGTTTTCCTGGCTCGCACCCGGGGTCATGGCCGTGGAGTACCAAGGCTCGCTGGCTTCTGTGCTTGCGGCGGTTGGCCCGCACCCGGAAACTACTGGTCACTCGCCGCAGATCTTGCGCTCGCAACTGACCGCGGATTCCCAACAGGCGCGCGCGATCAACGCTGCGGCCGCTGTGCATCTCGCGCTGGCCAACGCGCGCGCCGGCGCCGCGGAGGAGTCACAACCGAGGCCCGTTATGGTGCTGCCTCCCGCAGCGTGGGAGGCAGCAGACGCGGAGGTAATTATGGAGGCGGTCGCCGGTGAGCTTCGCGACGCCGCCTTGCCCCTGTCCCTGGAGCAGTACCTACTGCCGGAACACAGCAACGTTTCACGTGAAACAATCCACAGTATACCGCCGGCGACGCAGGTCGGCACCCCCGAAAAAGATCCGGCCGTTTTCTCCGACCAAGAAGTGCTCACCGCAGTGCAGCAAGCGAAGTTCGCCAATGATCTCACCGGGCTGCTCAGCCACGACGACGCTATCGCCCTGCAGCCCTACGGCTTCACCTTGCCGCTGCGCCGGGACATCCTCGCAGCTTTAAGCGTCACCGGCCGGCGCGCCCAAGACGCCCACATGGCTAGCGTTCGCACCACCCGCGACCGGCTCGCCGCCAACCGCGACACCATGAATCAGCTTCGCGGTTCGATCACCCTCATCCCGCCCGGCAACGTCTACACCCGGGCCTCGCCCTCCTCGCCGCTGCTCATCGTCGCCCAAAACGGTTTACCGCTGCCCGTGGCCACCAACATCCTCTACACCGCCCCGGAGGGAGCGCAGCTCAACACCCCCTCAGATATGCGCATCCCCGCGCACGGCTCCGTCACCGCACAGATGACAGCCGACCTGCCCGACAACCGCGACACTGACCTTAAGCTTTTCCTCGCCTCCCCGGACGGGGAGCCGATTTCCCAGCCAGTGGACATCACCGTGCGCACCCTTGAAGTGCCCAAGCGGGGGTGGACCATTCTCGGGGCGCTCGTCGCCGGTTTCGCGGTGCTCGTGGTGGCCACAGCCGGCAGACCTCGCCGCACCAAGGCTCGTCTACCAGGCACCGCGCCGCCAGGACAGGAAACTCCACGACAATCACCCCCCGACAAAAACGAGAGACACACCAAGAAGTGA
- a CDS encoding NUDIX hydrolase, with protein MTDNTRPSSGDSQGPQGGGRHRRGRRRRGSRASGKPQQERAQSEEKAPGAGAGAGAGADQKPKRSRRRGRGKGSGHADKRSDQPKPGSNRRRTNRGHGRPGNRGSNRPGVRYRNNPRNPHYSHGNDSTMETRDETSAGGLVVSGMAEAVADNGSVDLARIYVALIGRIDRRGRLLWSMPKGHVEPGEHQWKTAEREVWEETGIRGEAFDSLGVIDYWFVSDGVRIHKTVHHNLLRFVDGILNDDDPEVTEVTWVPMSELIEHLAYADERKLARIAFDRMPELARKEAAAGRATPR; from the coding sequence ATGACTGACAACACTCGGCCCAGCTCGGGCGACTCCCAGGGACCGCAAGGCGGTGGACGCCACCGGCGCGGACGGCGCCGCCGCGGCTCCCGAGCGAGCGGCAAACCCCAGCAAGAACGGGCACAGAGTGAAGAAAAGGCACCTGGCGCAGGCGCGGGTGCCGGTGCGGGCGCCGATCAGAAGCCGAAACGCAGCAGACGCCGCGGCCGCGGCAAAGGCAGCGGGCACGCTGACAAACGCTCCGATCAACCCAAACCGGGCAGCAACCGCCGCCGCACCAACAGGGGGCACGGCCGTCCCGGCAACCGCGGCAGCAACCGGCCCGGCGTTCGCTACCGCAACAACCCGCGCAACCCCCACTACAGTCACGGCAACGACTCCACCATGGAGACTCGCGACGAAACATCCGCTGGCGGCCTCGTCGTCTCCGGGATGGCCGAAGCGGTCGCCGACAACGGCTCCGTCGACTTGGCGCGCATTTACGTCGCCCTCATCGGCCGCATCGACCGACGTGGACGCCTGTTGTGGTCTATGCCGAAAGGCCACGTCGAGCCGGGCGAACACCAGTGGAAAACCGCCGAGCGCGAAGTGTGGGAAGAAACCGGCATCCGCGGCGAAGCCTTCGACTCCCTCGGAGTGATCGACTACTGGTTCGTCTCCGACGGGGTGCGCATCCACAAAACGGTGCACCATAACCTCTTGCGCTTCGTCGACGGTATCCTCAACGACGATGATCCAGAAGTCACCGAAGTGACCTGGGTGCCCATGAGCGAGCTGATCGAGCACTTGGCCTACGCCGACGAACGCAAACTCGCCCGCATCGCCTTCGACCGCATGCCCGAACTTGCCAGGAAGGAAGCCGCCGCCGGAAGGGCCACACCGCGATGA
- a CDS encoding sigma-70 family RNA polymerase sigma factor: MSGATRWAEEPNTRAEAEADNKLVEAYMGGDPRAFAAIVQRHKPRLVYIARRYSRNENDVEDILQEALFKASRSMHTYRHESTLSTWLHRLVMNCGFDHAKARRRREGEVSIDDDRRISVDANLSLAHDPMSHLDRAILVRQALADLPEAQRLALLLIDVAGLTVDNAAAEMGVQPGTVKSRRARARVALAEFIKTRENISLVEQAKQHPLPPGVD; encoded by the coding sequence ATGTCGGGGGCGACGAGGTGGGCGGAAGAGCCGAACACACGTGCAGAAGCGGAGGCGGACAACAAGCTCGTCGAGGCGTACATGGGCGGGGACCCGCGGGCTTTCGCGGCGATCGTGCAGCGGCACAAACCGCGCCTGGTCTACATCGCCAGGCGCTACTCACGCAACGAAAACGACGTCGAGGATATTCTCCAGGAGGCGTTGTTTAAGGCGTCGCGAAGCATGCACACCTACCGCCACGAATCGACGCTGTCGACTTGGCTGCACCGCCTCGTCATGAATTGTGGTTTTGACCACGCCAAAGCCCGCCGCCGACGCGAAGGAGAGGTCAGCATCGACGATGATCGCCGTATTTCTGTCGATGCCAACCTCTCGCTGGCGCACGACCCCATGTCGCACCTTGACCGCGCCATCCTTGTCCGCCAGGCCTTAGCCGATCTTCCCGAAGCCCAGCGGTTGGCACTGTTGCTTATCGACGTCGCCGGGCTGACCGTCGACAACGCCGCCGCTGAAATGGGGGTCCAACCCGGCACCGTGAAATCGAGGCGCGCCCGAGCCCGCGTGGCGCTGGCGGAATTTATCAAAACGCGGGAGAACATCAGCCTGGTTGAGCAGGCGAAGCAGCACCCTTTGCCGCCGGGAGTAGACTAA
- the murJ gene encoding murein biosynthesis integral membrane protein MurJ → MTEDHPQQEPAGFRRRIVTPAPPAPVPAPRQKKPTPEEEAGEDRSALTISPSGETAVETDPATGTSTGSSEHNTSNTDVVRSTGSMAIATLISRITGFIRTVLIGAALGAPVASAFNTANTLPHLITEIVLGSVLTALVVPVLVRAEKEDEDGGEAFIRRLFTLTLTLMTAATITAVVAAPLLTRAMLDGEGQVNVVQATSFAYLVLPQIFFFGMFSLFMAILNTKQKFRPGAWAPVANNLVSILVLLLYMRLPGHLDPAAPASISNPHVLLLGLGTTLGAVVQCLIMLPSLRKLGINLRPLWGIDERLKAFGGMALAIITYVGISQLGYAITTRIASVADSSAPIVYQQHWMLLQVPYGIIGVTLLTAIMPRMSRNAADGDHQAVVRDLTLGTKLTFIALIPMIVFMTALGPDIGHALFAYGNFDPAVARTLGLTVSFSAFTLIPYALVMLHLRVFYAREEAWTPTFIIAGITATKVLLSYLAPMVADSTENVVVLLGAANGFGFVAGAIIGAFLLKRKLGTLEAGSVMRTTLWALAASLVGVAAVFALRLLIHDRLATNSIGFLVEIMVLGVAFLIVTGLVLSRSRLPEVQNLGRALARIPGLGRIIRYDEEKTVEVGEVDPQDISQQFLVGDTFNASPVPPPMSAGVVRGPRLVPGAAVSDGRFRLIRDHGSTTGARFWQARELSTDRMVALTFVDTTGSAPLAPASPREAAINAAGVTRRTRKLADLNHHAIADNVQVLSYRSGALVVADWIPGTTLKNVTESGQKLHAEAVAYALAPLADAIAAAHDAGIPLGLDNRNRLRVSTDGVVRVAFPAVLPDATSKDDADALSSALALLASDVNEDASSEALAALTARTRTLAENETSSDDFRAISTHLAAIGSGTAGDNAKLAPAATPVERGADTGAALASQRNLRAAVEADRNSAEPDPEDLTGGFGRKAYKPAALLLILSLVIATVVVIAMLTTYLLGTFSSFGSQTPVAADPARKTTQEVEQGVARGPAVIIEPLTAEVWGVDGGKVPNVVDRDSSTTWVTSRPAGLTLSRQSGVAFTVEQVLIYTKEGDTAVSVYGVPASSVFDRNVELSLLPQLASGQLRQGQRHIDISSQEPLSGVVVWIDGPVEVEDIIVIGHNPS, encoded by the coding sequence GTGACTGAGGACCATCCGCAGCAGGAACCCGCCGGCTTCCGGCGGCGTATTGTCACGCCGGCACCACCCGCGCCGGTCCCGGCCCCGCGCCAGAAGAAACCGACCCCCGAAGAAGAAGCTGGCGAGGACCGCTCCGCTCTGACCATCAGCCCCTCCGGCGAAACCGCGGTGGAGACCGACCCCGCGACCGGCACGTCCACCGGCAGCAGTGAGCACAACACCTCCAACACGGACGTGGTGCGCTCCACCGGCTCCATGGCCATCGCCACCTTGATCTCTCGTATCACCGGGTTCATCCGCACCGTACTCATTGGCGCTGCCCTCGGCGCCCCAGTCGCCTCCGCCTTCAACACCGCCAACACACTGCCGCACCTGATCACCGAGATCGTGCTCGGCTCCGTGCTCACCGCACTCGTCGTGCCCGTATTGGTGCGCGCCGAAAAAGAAGACGAGGACGGCGGCGAAGCCTTCATCCGCCGCCTGTTCACACTGACCTTGACGCTAATGACCGCGGCGACAATCACCGCGGTCGTCGCCGCGCCGCTGTTGACCCGCGCCATGCTTGACGGCGAAGGTCAAGTCAACGTCGTCCAAGCAACCTCTTTCGCCTACCTGGTGCTGCCGCAGATCTTCTTCTTCGGCATGTTCTCCCTTTTCATGGCGATCCTCAACACCAAACAGAAATTCCGCCCCGGCGCGTGGGCCCCCGTGGCCAACAACCTCGTCTCCATCCTTGTCCTCCTGCTCTACATGCGCCTGCCGGGACACCTCGACCCGGCAGCGCCGGCGTCGATAAGCAATCCGCACGTGCTGCTGCTCGGCCTGGGAACCACCCTCGGCGCGGTTGTGCAATGCCTCATCATGCTGCCCTCGCTGCGCAAACTCGGCATCAATCTGCGGCCCCTCTGGGGCATCGACGAACGGCTCAAAGCCTTCGGCGGGATGGCTTTAGCCATCATCACCTACGTCGGAATCAGCCAGCTTGGGTACGCAATTACCACCCGCATCGCCTCCGTCGCTGACAGCTCCGCACCCATCGTCTACCAACAGCACTGGATGCTGCTGCAGGTGCCCTACGGCATCATCGGCGTGACCCTTTTAACCGCGATCATGCCGCGGATGTCGCGCAACGCCGCCGACGGCGACCACCAAGCCGTCGTCCGCGACCTCACCTTAGGCACCAAGCTCACCTTCATCGCCCTAATCCCGATGATCGTGTTCATGACCGCCCTCGGCCCCGACATTGGACACGCCCTTTTCGCCTACGGCAACTTCGACCCGGCTGTTGCCCGCACTCTCGGCCTAACGGTCAGCTTCTCCGCTTTCACCCTCATCCCTTACGCGCTGGTCATGTTGCATCTGCGGGTGTTCTACGCCCGCGAAGAAGCGTGGACGCCGACCTTCATCATCGCCGGCATCACCGCCACCAAAGTCCTTTTGAGCTACCTGGCACCCATGGTCGCTGACTCCACTGAAAACGTCGTGGTGCTGCTCGGTGCCGCCAATGGCTTCGGTTTCGTCGCCGGCGCGATCATCGGCGCGTTTTTGCTCAAACGGAAGCTGGGCACCCTAGAAGCGGGCTCCGTCATGCGCACCACGTTGTGGGCCCTAGCCGCCTCGCTCGTGGGCGTGGCCGCCGTCTTTGCGCTGCGTTTGTTAATCCACGACCGGTTGGCCACGAACTCCATCGGCTTTTTAGTCGAGATCATGGTGCTGGGCGTGGCCTTCCTGATTGTCACTGGGCTCGTGCTGTCGCGCTCGCGTTTGCCCGAGGTGCAAAACCTTGGCCGCGCTTTGGCGCGCATCCCGGGCCTGGGCCGAATCATCCGCTACGACGAGGAGAAAACGGTCGAGGTCGGGGAGGTTGACCCGCAAGACATCTCCCAGCAGTTCCTCGTCGGCGACACTTTCAACGCTTCCCCAGTCCCGCCGCCGATGTCCGCCGGCGTGGTCCGCGGCCCGCGGCTGGTCCCGGGCGCGGCAGTCTCCGACGGCCGTTTCCGGCTGATTCGCGACCACGGCTCCACCACCGGAGCCCGTTTCTGGCAGGCCCGCGAACTGTCCACCGACCGTATGGTGGCGCTGACTTTCGTGGACACCACCGGTTCGGCCCCTCTGGCGCCGGCCTCCCCGCGCGAGGCGGCGATTAACGCGGCAGGGGTGACCCGCCGCACCCGCAAACTTGCTGATTTGAACCACCATGCGATCGCCGACAACGTACAGGTGTTGTCCTACCGCTCCGGCGCTCTTGTCGTCGCTGATTGGATCCCCGGCACGACCTTAAAAAACGTCACCGAATCCGGCCAGAAACTCCACGCGGAAGCCGTCGCTTACGCCCTCGCACCGCTTGCCGACGCCATCGCGGCCGCCCACGACGCCGGCATCCCCCTCGGCCTGGACAACCGCAACCGCCTGCGGGTGTCCACCGATGGAGTCGTTCGGGTTGCTTTCCCGGCTGTTTTACCCGACGCCACCAGCAAAGACGACGCCGACGCCCTCAGCTCCGCCTTGGCCCTTTTGGCTTCTGACGTCAACGAGGACGCCAGCTCCGAAGCTCTCGCCGCTTTGACAGCGCGCACCCGCACACTGGCTGAAAACGAAACCTCCTCCGATGACTTCCGCGCCATTTCCACGCACCTGGCGGCGATCGGCTCCGGCACGGCGGGAGACAATGCAAAGCTTGCGCCCGCCGCAACGCCGGTTGAGCGTGGCGCCGACACCGGCGCCGCGTTGGCGTCGCAGCGCAACCTCCGTGCCGCTGTCGAAGCTGACCGCAATTCCGCTGAGCCCGACCCGGAGGATTTGACCGGCGGGTTCGGGCGTAAGGCCTATAAGCCGGCGGCACTTTTGCTCATTTTGTCGCTGGTGATCGCCACGGTGGTCGTCATCGCGATGCTCACGACCTATCTGCTGGGCACCTTCAGCTCCTTCGGATCCCAAACACCCGTGGCGGCCGACCCCGCCCGCAAAACCACACAGGAAGTCGAACAGGGAGTGGCACGCGGCCCGGCGGTGATCATTGAGCCGCTCACCGCCGAGGTGTGGGGCGTTGACGGTGGAAAAGTCCCCAACGTTGTCGACCGTGACAGCTCCACCACCTGGGTGACCAGTCGGCCCGCCGGGTTGACCCTGAGCCGCCAAAGTGGGGTTGCCTTCACGGTGGAGCAGGTGCTGATCTACACCAAGGAGGGCGATACTGCTGTGAGCGTCTACGGTGTTCCCGCCTCAAGCGTTTTCGACCGAAACGTCGAGCTGAGCCTTCTGCCGCAACTTGCCTCCGGGCAGTTGCGGCAGGGTCAGCGCCACATCGACATTAGCTCGCAGGAGCCGCTCAGTGGGGTGGTGGTGTGGATCGACGGGCCGGTGGAGGTCGAAGACATCATCGTCATCGGCCACAATCCTTCCTAA
- a CDS encoding CCA tRNA nucleotidyltransferase, translated as MPDPSDPLAREALLARAQASVAELASFLEPLARLFAQEGESLYLVGGPVRDAMLGRLGHDLDFTTSARPEVIQRLLGQWGEKTWDTGIEFGTVSAVRQGQRVEITTFRSDLYDGVTRNPEVTFGDTLAGDLIRRDFACNAMAIELSLAGDVLAFRFHDPVGGLDDLLHQRLDTPQEPQVSFRDDPLRMLRAARFVSQLGFSVADRVRAAMQEMSGEIGRITVERVQAELDKLMVGARPWEGMDVLVDTGLADVVLPEVPALRLEMDEHMQHKDVYRHSLTVLRQATELEEDGPDLKLRWAALLHDIGKPDTRAVKEGVGVSFHHHEVVGAKMARKRLRKLKYPKHVIEDVGQLVYLHMRFYGFGEGQWTDSAVRRYVTDAGDLLPRLNKLVRADCTTRNPKKARRLQRNYNLLEQRIEELAAKEDLARVRPDLDGNEIMEILGLKPGPEVGRAWKYMKELRLERGELGHDEAVAELRKWWEENNG; from the coding sequence TTGCCTGACCCTTCCGATCCGCTCGCCCGTGAGGCTTTGCTGGCAAGGGCGCAGGCTAGCGTGGCTGAGCTCGCTTCCTTTTTGGAGCCGTTGGCGCGCCTCTTCGCGCAGGAAGGCGAGTCTTTGTACTTGGTGGGCGGGCCGGTGCGCGATGCGATGCTGGGCAGGCTAGGCCATGATTTAGATTTCACTACTTCGGCGCGCCCGGAAGTAATTCAGCGGCTTTTGGGCCAGTGGGGTGAAAAGACATGGGACACCGGCATCGAGTTCGGAACGGTCTCCGCGGTGCGGCAGGGCCAGCGGGTGGAGATTACAACTTTCCGTTCTGATCTTTACGACGGCGTAACCCGCAACCCCGAGGTCACTTTCGGCGACACGCTCGCGGGCGACCTTATTCGTCGCGACTTTGCTTGCAACGCGATGGCCATTGAGCTTTCGCTGGCGGGTGATGTGTTAGCTTTCCGCTTCCACGACCCCGTCGGCGGTCTTGATGATCTTCTTCATCAACGCCTGGATACTCCGCAGGAGCCGCAGGTGTCTTTCCGTGACGACCCTCTGCGTATGTTGCGAGCGGCCCGGTTTGTCTCCCAGCTCGGGTTTAGTGTGGCCGACCGGGTGCGTGCGGCGATGCAGGAGATGTCCGGGGAGATCGGGCGCATCACCGTGGAGCGTGTGCAGGCGGAGCTGGACAAGCTGATGGTTGGTGCGCGCCCCTGGGAGGGGATGGATGTGCTGGTGGATACGGGCCTTGCCGATGTGGTGCTTCCTGAGGTCCCGGCCCTGCGGCTGGAGATGGATGAGCACATGCAGCACAAGGATGTCTACCGCCACTCGTTGACTGTTCTGCGGCAGGCCACTGAGCTGGAGGAGGACGGACCGGACCTTAAATTGCGGTGGGCGGCGCTGCTGCATGATATCGGCAAACCTGATACCCGTGCGGTCAAGGAGGGCGTCGGGGTGAGCTTTCACCATCATGAGGTGGTGGGCGCGAAGATGGCTCGTAAACGCCTGCGGAAGCTGAAGTACCCGAAACACGTCATTGAGGATGTTGGACAGCTTGTCTATCTGCACATGCGTTTCTACGGGTTCGGTGAGGGCCAGTGGACGGATTCCGCGGTGCGCCGCTACGTTACCGATGCTGGCGATCTTTTGCCCCGTTTGAATAAGTTGGTGCGTGCCGATTGCACAACCCGCAACCCGAAGAAGGCGCGCCGCCTGCAGCGCAACTACAACCTTTTGGAGCAACGCATCGAAGAGCTCGCCGCAAAGGAGGACTTGGCGCGGGTGCGTCCGGATCTTGACGGCAACGAGATCATGGAGATTCTCGGCCTTAAGCCGGGCCCGGAGGTGGGCCGGGCGTGGAAGTATATGAAGGAGCTGCGCCTGGAGCGCGGCGAGCTTGGCCACGACGAAGCTGTTGCGGAACTGAGAAAGTGGTGGGAGGAGAACAATGGCTGA
- the trxB gene encoding thioredoxin-disulfide reductase produces MTDPGFNFVVANTGLDATQPEKTPATPADSSQVRELIIVGSGPAGYTAALYAARAELSPLVFEGYEYGGELMNTTEVENYPGFQNGIMGPELMMEMRAQAQKFGADMRVEQVDSVDFSEAIKKVTVGDEVYFAKAVILATGAAPRHLGIPGEAELTGRGVSTCATCDGFFFKDQHIAVVGGGDSAMEEANFLTKFASKVSLIHRSENFRASKVMLERARSNDKIDFITHTLVEGVQEADNKVSGLKIRNLIDGTERVLDATAMFVAIGHDPRSGFLNGQVATDSKGYVLVEDPSTRTNVAGVFACGDLVDKTYRQAVTAAGSGCRAAIDAIHYLEALEA; encoded by the coding sequence ATGACCGATCCCGGTTTCAACTTTGTCGTTGCCAACACGGGCCTAGACGCCACCCAGCCCGAAAAAACCCCCGCCACGCCCGCAGATAGCTCGCAGGTGCGCGAGCTAATCATCGTCGGCTCCGGCCCAGCCGGCTACACCGCCGCCCTATACGCGGCGCGCGCCGAACTAAGCCCCTTGGTCTTTGAGGGCTACGAGTACGGCGGCGAGCTGATGAACACCACCGAAGTCGAAAACTACCCCGGTTTCCAAAACGGCATCATGGGCCCTGAGCTCATGATGGAGATGCGCGCCCAGGCCCAGAAATTCGGTGCCGATATGCGCGTTGAGCAGGTCGACTCGGTCGACTTCAGCGAGGCGATCAAAAAGGTCACCGTCGGCGACGAAGTGTACTTTGCCAAAGCTGTCATCTTGGCCACCGGCGCGGCTCCGCGCCACCTCGGTATACCCGGCGAGGCCGAGCTGACTGGCCGCGGCGTGTCCACCTGCGCCACCTGCGACGGTTTCTTCTTCAAAGACCAACACATCGCCGTTGTCGGCGGCGGCGACTCCGCCATGGAGGAGGCGAACTTTTTGACTAAGTTCGCCTCCAAAGTTTCCTTGATTCACCGCTCGGAGAATTTCCGCGCCTCCAAAGTCATGCTTGAGCGCGCCCGCAGCAACGACAAAATCGACTTCATTACCCACACGCTCGTCGAGGGTGTTCAGGAGGCCGATAACAAGGTGTCGGGTTTGAAAATCCGCAACCTGATCGACGGCACCGAGCGGGTCTTGGACGCCACCGCCATGTTTGTCGCCATCGGCCACGACCCGCGCTCGGGCTTCCTCAACGGCCAGGTCGCTACCGATTCCAAGGGCTACGTTTTGGTGGAAGATCCCTCTACCCGCACCAACGTCGCTGGCGTGTTCGCCTGCGGCGACCTGGTGGACAAAACTTACCGCCAGGCCGTCACCGCGGCTGGCTCCGGCTGCCGCGCGGCCATTGATGCCATCCACTACCTGGAAGCGTTGGAGGCTTAA
- a CDS encoding YqgE/AlgH family protein, protein MAEFFYADRLFSALERGEPEAGSLLVAAPGMLSPAFARTVVLILDHSVDGTLGIVLNRRSETAVHNILPEWSDLLAKPQALYIGGPVAPQTGVAVGVTAPDVKIEDYPQLTRLANRLVQIDLNAHPRQMEGALESVRIFAGTAQWGQGQLDGELRRGDWFVAPALPGDVIAPGAADLWGDVMRRQSMPLPLFATFPADIDEN, encoded by the coding sequence ATGGCTGAGTTCTTTTACGCCGACCGTCTGTTTAGTGCGCTGGAACGCGGCGAACCGGAGGCGGGCTCGTTGCTGGTTGCTGCCCCGGGGATGCTCTCGCCTGCTTTCGCTCGCACTGTAGTGCTCATCCTCGATCATTCAGTCGATGGGACTTTAGGGATCGTGCTCAACCGCCGCAGCGAGACTGCGGTGCACAATATCTTGCCGGAGTGGTCGGATCTTCTGGCCAAGCCGCAGGCCCTCTACATCGGTGGGCCTGTTGCTCCGCAAACCGGCGTAGCCGTCGGCGTGACAGCACCGGACGTCAAAATTGAGGATTATCCGCAGCTCACCCGGCTGGCTAACCGTTTGGTGCAAATTGATCTCAACGCACACCCGCGCCAGATGGAGGGTGCGCTGGAAAGCGTGCGCATTTTCGCAGGTACTGCGCAGTGGGGCCAAGGCCAGCTTGACGGCGAACTTCGGCGCGGCGATTGGTTCGTCGCCCCTGCTCTGCCCGGTGATGTCATCGCTCCAGGTGCGGCAGATTTGTGGGGCGATGTGATGCGCCGACAGTCGATGCCTTTGCCTCTTTTCGCCACGTTTCCCGCTGACATCGACGAGAATTAA